A portion of the Micromonospora vinacea genome contains these proteins:
- a CDS encoding RidA family protein: MSNGPHAKLAELGLDLPEVVPPVASYVPAVQSGQHVYVSGQLPMAEGKLLATGKVGAGISADQAKDLAQRCALNALAAVDSLVGLENVVKVVKVTGFVASAPGFTGQPAVINGASDLFGTVFGEAGRHARSAVGVAELPLDAPVEIELIVEVA, encoded by the coding sequence GTGAGCAACGGTCCGCACGCGAAACTCGCCGAGCTCGGTCTCGACCTGCCCGAGGTCGTACCGCCGGTGGCCAGCTACGTCCCGGCCGTGCAGTCCGGGCAACACGTGTACGTTTCCGGCCAGCTGCCGATGGCCGAGGGCAAGCTGCTCGCGACCGGCAAGGTCGGCGCCGGGATCTCCGCCGACCAGGCGAAGGATCTGGCCCAGCGCTGCGCGCTCAACGCGCTGGCCGCTGTCGACTCGCTGGTCGGCCTGGAGAACGTGGTCAAGGTGGTCAAGGTGACCGGTTTCGTGGCCTCCGCGCCCGGCTTCACCGGTCAGCCCGCCGTGATCAACGGTGCCTCCGACCTCTTCGGCACCGTCTTCGGGGAGGCCGGCCGCCACGCGCGCAGCGCGGTGGGCGTGGCCGAGTTGCCCCTCGACGCCCCGGTGGAGATCGAGCTGATCGTCGAGGTCGCCTGA
- a CDS encoding transporter substrate-binding domain-containing protein, whose translation MNSGSSQSRLRSVASTLAVALTLVLAAAAGCDSRKEPDLPTVQEKMRETHIYGQSKLRVGVATNEPLMSELRNGKPVGFDVEIARYIAASLGYEGDQRLEFVPVATEERIPALQGGTVDLVVSSFSITEERKKVVSFAGPYFVTTQEVMVPTRLKGKISTIEDLRNPDYKICTSGGSTSEAELGSHQVKALVVKTVGDCVAGIRTGRYDAVSSDETILAGFLARHPKEFEIVDMPFGTSELLGIGVPIGDPALRDLVAFFLQKSYQQGRDDQATPWQTAYNRTLGPWLKAEKRQPQPLEVPKLVDFDDKAPAK comes from the coding sequence ATGAACTCAGGCAGTTCGCAGTCTCGGCTCCGCTCGGTCGCATCGACGCTGGCGGTCGCCCTCACCCTCGTGCTCGCCGCCGCCGCCGGTTGCGACAGCCGCAAGGAACCTGACCTGCCCACCGTGCAGGAGAAGATGCGCGAGACGCACATCTACGGCCAGTCGAAGCTGCGGGTCGGTGTCGCCACCAACGAGCCGTTGATGAGTGAGTTGCGCAACGGCAAGCCGGTCGGCTTCGACGTCGAGATCGCCCGGTACATCGCGGCCTCGCTCGGCTACGAGGGGGACCAGCGGCTGGAGTTCGTCCCGGTGGCCACCGAGGAACGGATCCCCGCGCTACAGGGCGGGACTGTCGACCTCGTGGTGTCCAGCTTCTCCATCACAGAGGAGCGCAAGAAGGTGGTGAGCTTCGCCGGGCCGTACTTCGTCACCACCCAGGAGGTGATGGTGCCGACCCGGTTGAAGGGGAAGATCAGCACCATTGAGGACCTGCGCAACCCGGATTACAAGATCTGTACCAGCGGTGGTTCCACCTCCGAGGCCGAGTTGGGCAGTCACCAGGTCAAGGCGCTGGTCGTGAAGACCGTCGGGGACTGCGTCGCAGGCATCCGGACGGGCCGCTACGACGCGGTGAGCTCTGACGAGACGATCCTCGCCGGCTTCCTGGCCCGCCACCCGAAGGAGTTCGAGATCGTCGACATGCCCTTCGGCACCAGCGAGTTGCTGGGCATCGGAGTGCCGATCGGTGATCCCGCGCTGCGCGACCTGGTCGCGTTCTTCCTGCAGAAGAGCTACCAGCAGGGGCGCGATGACCAGGCGACCCCCTGGCAGACCGCGTACAACCGGACCCTGGGCCCGTGGCTGAAGGCCGAGAAGCGCCAGCCGCAGCCGCTGGAGGTGCCGAAGCTCGTCGACTTCGACGACAAGGCGCCCGCGAAGTGA
- a CDS encoding adenylate/guanylate cyclase domain-containing protein has translation MTCPVCGTVAVPGARFCHNCGAALPAAATLPAAERRVVTVLFGDLSEFTSWSEDLDPERVGAVTDRVLAALAGAVKTFGGHVDKLTGDGIMAVFGAPVAHEDDAERAVRAALSMQRAVRRVLDDERGGGAPLGLRVGLNTGDVIAGIQAAIEYTVIGDTVNTAARLADAAAVGAVYAGGRTAAATRHVSSWRALRPLRLKGKREPVEAYELLGLLDAPGTRSGLGDEAPYVGRETEIGRVAGRLAEVIDQGDPRVLLMTAEAGIGKSRFAAEVERLAAGYDVGAGRYAAHTGARVLSVRCAAFGERRRLAPLADLVRAAVGLPSDASTALTRPAVEERLRRLGQRLARSGAETAPIATEQLLALLGYAELPAHGGTDSGEWGGSGTPAADAEVVPNAVADLLSGLASEAPLVIVVDDLHDATAETISALGLTLSRLTGPVLVLLLGRPELVRTAGALTRVADAEVHSLPPLRGADAARLLTSYLGGGKLPQADTDRLLATAQGNPFYLAELVTLLIERGALTTESVRGAASTRGAAVDRSGSAEREQSGQAGWRLVPGSLGSRLLSRDLAAVLAARIDALPPDARSVLRDAAVTGDTVPIGALEAMREQRSGRDGRPSAVVAVELDRAVEELLQRRMLHRSRAGYSFATPLMREAAYAGVSKAELAERHAALARWAAPVDETTAGTVGGFTDEARDDFVATHVERAARLADAVKLRPDAPARAVVPLGVAALGRAARRSLSAGEPAMAVEYAERATELARDGVPAADRVVHARALLQVGRVTDALAYAEKIAANAGDEVTRVSALLLAGQAQETLGDQGRAVTAWQEALQVATEGRLPTQRATAMRRLGMADFVAGRLSQASSRLAAAYQVSLGAQDRRGQAWSLQNLAWVTTTRGDFAGTDAVLGRAARLFAELKDPYGRAWLRGTTAFARLLAGRLREACRMAQVFLPFGERVGEAWAVGTLRAVAAFATAELGDLAEADREARRAYREFAAASDDWGRGFALVVRAVVARGLGEPEHAADLLTDALAYAERTSHPLLTGMAGTLRGFVALDMGDCETAERVARAVLTAVEPHNPQAPAQVAPRVLLATARLAAGDSATAVGLLAPVATAAANAPSLLFSRRQTMAQYAAALLAHGQREQALDWARRAVTAPAEDVRSQVIAASVLAEALAACGRPAEAVSCAEEAVRLAYATEQRSERAAADALRARLTALV, from the coding sequence GTGACCTGCCCCGTGTGTGGAACCGTTGCCGTTCCCGGCGCGCGGTTCTGCCACAACTGTGGCGCCGCGCTGCCGGCCGCCGCCACGTTGCCGGCGGCCGAGCGCCGGGTGGTCACCGTGCTCTTCGGTGACCTCTCCGAGTTCACCTCCTGGTCGGAGGACCTCGACCCGGAACGCGTCGGCGCGGTCACCGACCGGGTGCTCGCCGCCCTCGCCGGTGCGGTGAAGACGTTCGGCGGGCACGTCGACAAGCTGACCGGTGACGGCATCATGGCGGTCTTCGGCGCCCCGGTTGCGCACGAGGACGACGCCGAACGCGCCGTCCGGGCCGCCCTGTCCATGCAGCGGGCCGTCCGCCGGGTGCTCGACGACGAGCGGGGCGGCGGCGCGCCGCTCGGGCTGCGGGTCGGGCTGAACACCGGCGACGTCATCGCGGGCATCCAGGCCGCCATCGAATACACGGTCATCGGCGACACTGTGAACACCGCGGCCCGACTGGCCGACGCCGCCGCGGTCGGGGCCGTCTACGCCGGGGGGCGCACCGCCGCGGCCACGCGGCACGTCTCCTCCTGGCGGGCGCTGCGCCCGCTGCGGCTCAAGGGCAAGCGTGAACCGGTCGAGGCGTACGAGCTGCTGGGTCTGCTGGACGCGCCGGGCACCCGCTCGGGGCTCGGCGACGAGGCGCCGTACGTCGGCCGGGAGACGGAGATCGGTCGGGTCGCCGGCCGGCTCGCCGAGGTGATCGACCAGGGCGACCCGCGGGTGCTGCTGATGACCGCCGAGGCGGGCATCGGCAAGTCCCGGTTCGCCGCCGAGGTGGAACGCCTCGCCGCCGGGTACGACGTCGGCGCTGGCCGGTACGCGGCGCACACCGGGGCCCGGGTGCTCTCGGTGCGCTGTGCCGCGTTCGGTGAGCGGCGACGGCTCGCGCCCCTGGCCGACCTGGTGCGGGCCGCCGTCGGGCTGCCCAGCGACGCGTCCACCGCGCTGACCCGCCCGGCGGTGGAGGAGCGGCTGCGCCGGCTCGGGCAGCGGCTCGCCCGCTCGGGTGCGGAGACCGCGCCGATCGCCACGGAACAGCTGCTCGCCCTGCTCGGCTACGCCGAACTCCCGGCGCACGGCGGCACCGACAGCGGCGAGTGGGGCGGCTCGGGCACTCCGGCCGCGGATGCCGAGGTGGTGCCGAACGCGGTCGCCGACCTGCTCAGCGGGCTCGCCTCGGAGGCGCCGCTGGTGATCGTGGTGGACGACCTGCACGATGCCACCGCCGAGACGATCAGTGCCCTCGGATTGACCCTGTCCAGGCTCACCGGCCCGGTGCTGGTGCTGCTGCTCGGCCGCCCCGAGTTGGTGCGTACCGCTGGCGCGCTGACCCGGGTCGCGGACGCCGAGGTGCATTCGCTGCCGCCGCTGCGCGGTGCCGACGCGGCCCGGCTGCTCACGAGTTACCTCGGCGGCGGCAAGCTGCCGCAGGCCGACACCGACCGGTTGCTCGCGACCGCGCAGGGCAATCCGTTCTACCTGGCTGAGCTGGTCACCCTGCTTATCGAACGCGGGGCGCTCACCACCGAATCAGTGCGCGGTGCCGCCTCGACCCGTGGTGCCGCGGTGGATCGGTCCGGCTCCGCCGAGCGGGAGCAGAGCGGGCAGGCCGGTTGGCGGTTGGTACCGGGTTCGCTGGGAAGCCGGCTGCTCTCCCGGGACCTCGCCGCCGTGCTGGCGGCCCGCATCGACGCCCTGCCGCCGGACGCCCGGTCGGTGCTGCGCGACGCGGCGGTCACCGGAGACACGGTGCCGATCGGCGCGCTGGAGGCGATGCGGGAGCAGCGGAGCGGTCGTGACGGCCGGCCGTCCGCAGTGGTCGCCGTCGAGCTCGACCGGGCGGTCGAGGAGTTGCTGCAACGCCGCATGCTGCACCGTTCGCGTGCCGGCTACTCGTTCGCGACACCGCTCATGCGGGAGGCCGCGTACGCCGGGGTGAGCAAGGCCGAGTTGGCCGAGCGGCACGCCGCGTTGGCCCGCTGGGCGGCGCCGGTGGACGAGACCACGGCCGGCACTGTGGGCGGGTTCACCGACGAGGCCCGGGACGACTTCGTGGCGACGCACGTCGAGCGGGCCGCCAGGCTCGCCGACGCGGTGAAGCTGCGCCCGGACGCGCCGGCCCGGGCGGTGGTTCCGCTGGGCGTCGCCGCGCTCGGCCGGGCCGCCCGCCGGTCGCTCTCCGCCGGCGAGCCGGCGATGGCCGTGGAGTACGCCGAGCGCGCCACCGAACTGGCCCGCGACGGGGTGCCGGCAGCCGATCGGGTGGTGCACGCGCGGGCGTTGCTCCAGGTCGGCCGGGTCACCGACGCGTTGGCGTACGCCGAGAAGATCGCCGCGAACGCGGGGGACGAGGTCACCCGGGTCAGCGCCCTGCTGCTGGCGGGGCAGGCCCAGGAGACCCTCGGCGACCAGGGTCGGGCGGTGACCGCCTGGCAGGAGGCGTTGCAGGTGGCCACCGAGGGGCGGCTGCCCACGCAGCGCGCCACGGCGATGCGCCGGCTTGGCATGGCCGACTTCGTGGCGGGGCGGCTGAGTCAGGCGAGCAGCCGGTTGGCGGCCGCGTACCAGGTCAGCCTCGGCGCGCAGGACCGACGCGGGCAGGCGTGGTCCCTGCAGAACCTGGCCTGGGTGACCACCACCCGGGGCGACTTCGCCGGCACCGACGCGGTGCTCGGCCGGGCGGCCCGGCTCTTCGCCGAGTTGAAGGACCCGTACGGCCGGGCCTGGCTGCGCGGCACCACGGCGTTCGCCCGGCTGCTCGCCGGCCGACTGCGCGAGGCGTGTCGGATGGCGCAGGTGTTCCTGCCGTTCGGCGAGCGGGTCGGTGAGGCGTGGGCGGTGGGAACGTTGCGCGCGGTGGCGGCGTTCGCCACCGCCGAACTGGGTGACCTGGCCGAGGCGGACCGGGAGGCCAGGCGGGCGTACCGGGAGTTCGCCGCCGCCTCCGACGACTGGGGCCGCGGGTTCGCCCTGGTGGTCCGGGCGGTGGTGGCGCGCGGGTTGGGCGAGCCGGAGCACGCGGCGGACCTGCTCACCGACGCCCTGGCGTACGCGGAGCGCACCTCGCATCCGCTGCTCACCGGGATGGCCGGCACACTGCGCGGCTTCGTCGCGTTGGACATGGGTGACTGCGAGACGGCCGAGCGGGTGGCCCGCGCGGTGCTGACCGCTGTGGAGCCGCACAATCCGCAGGCCCCGGCGCAGGTGGCGCCCCGGGTGTTGCTGGCGACGGCCCGTCTCGCCGCCGGCGACTCGGCGACAGCGGTCGGGCTGCTCGCCCCAGTGGCGACGGCCGCCGCGAACGCGCCGTCGCTGCTCTTCTCCCGCCGCCAGACAATGGCCCAGTACGCTGCGGCGCTGCTCGCGCACGGTCAGCGGGAGCAGGCGTTGGACTGGGCCCGCCGAGCGGTCACCGCACCGGCCGAGGACGTGCGCAGCCAGGTGATCGCGGCGAGTGTGCTGGCCGAGGCGTTGGCCGCCTGTGGGCGTCCGGCGGAGGCGGTGTCCTGCGCGGAGGAGGCGGTCCGTCTGGCGTACGCCACCGAGCAGCGCAGCGAACGCGCGGCAGCCGACGCCCTCCGCGCCCGCCTGACCGCCCTGGTCTAA
- a CDS encoding MBL fold metallo-hydrolase produces the protein MSGHVTGAVAALADELPRWVSLLRAPNPGPMTLDGTNTWVLRAPAAEYAIVVDPGPADEGHLTRIAEHGPIGLILITHGHPDHTKGAARLSELLGGTPVRAVDPAHTIGAEPLTGPGEGFGDLGLHISLLPTPGHTADSVCFLVGHDDERVVLTGDTILGRGTTVVAHPDGHLGDYLTSLELLSAYRGIPALPGHGPALADCAAAADFYLAHRRARLDQVRAAVAAGAHTPADVVATVYADVDRSLWWAAEWSVRAQLEYLGVDTGESAPGVSGLEHM, from the coding sequence ATGAGCGGGCACGTAACGGGGGCGGTGGCGGCGCTTGCCGACGAGTTACCCCGCTGGGTTTCACTGCTGCGTGCGCCGAACCCGGGGCCGATGACCCTCGACGGCACCAACACCTGGGTACTGCGCGCCCCGGCAGCCGAGTACGCCATCGTGGTCGACCCGGGGCCGGCGGACGAGGGGCACCTGACCCGGATCGCCGAGCACGGCCCGATCGGGCTGATCCTGATCACCCACGGCCACCCCGACCACACCAAGGGCGCCGCCCGCCTGAGCGAGCTGCTCGGCGGGACGCCCGTCCGCGCCGTCGACCCGGCGCACACCATCGGTGCCGAGCCGCTGACCGGGCCGGGCGAGGGCTTCGGTGACCTCGGTCTGCACATCAGTCTGTTGCCAACGCCGGGGCACACCGCCGACTCCGTCTGCTTCCTGGTCGGGCACGACGACGAGCGGGTGGTGCTCACCGGTGACACCATCCTCGGCCGGGGCACCACAGTCGTCGCCCACCCCGACGGGCACCTGGGTGACTACCTGACCAGCCTCGAGCTGCTGTCCGCGTACCGGGGGATTCCGGCGCTGCCCGGACACGGCCCGGCGCTGGCCGACTGCGCCGCCGCCGCCGATTTCTACCTCGCCCACCGCCGGGCCCGGCTCGACCAGGTCCGGGCGGCGGTCGCCGCCGGCGCCCACACCCCCGCCGACGTGGTGGCGACGGTCTACGCGGACGTGGACCGCTCACTCTGGTGGGCGGCGGAATGGTCGGTCCGTGCCCAGCTCGAGTATCTGGGCGTCGACACCGGGGAATCCGCGCCCGGGGTCAGTGGGTTGGAGCACATGTGA
- a CDS encoding DUF4177 domain-containing protein — translation MQKWEYSTVPLLVHATKQILDNWGEDGWELVAVVPGPNPDQLVAYLKRPKA, via the coding sequence ATGCAGAAGTGGGAATACTCCACGGTCCCGCTGCTGGTCCACGCGACCAAGCAGATCCTCGACAACTGGGGCGAGGACGGGTGGGAGCTCGTCGCCGTGGTCCCCGGCCCGAATCCGGACCAGCTGGTCGCCTACCTGAAGCGGCCGAAGGCGTGA
- a CDS encoding serine/threonine-protein kinase codes for MTDTPTGGLPVPIVPGLTDLRVFARGGYATVYQATQISVGREVAVKVENRTLDSERDQARFLREARAAGRMSSHPHVVDLFDVGVTVDQHPYLIMELCDGSYAERMRTSPLGPVEARDLGIKIADALAHSHAAGVLHRDVKPANILHSHFNSAVLADFGLAVLAEHRDASVTLEVLTPAYAPPEMFSHSPPSPAVDVYALCATLYAVMHGRPPRWQSERNPSLVTVLEMFNQPLPALPGVPDELIDVLRAGMANDPAERPSALELRDLLTNLPLGSPATPVSGAPVSGGATLSGPYAASQPVPRPPIEDTQRTLPVGRRWRRWLFGGAGVLALAASATAGAWVADRAPPPAPYPSATQIAAPATGPLPGCATGTGAPTALPEGARCLPELECFGPMRIRGSRAEAVRLSCAGRHTWETYAEGILPVSLVGADYDEVAAAEPVRQVCSAKTFRLTTGIAESTGWHLEVLPPVDGSIDRAYRCLAGRGVDALTAPTLTGR; via the coding sequence GTGACCGACACCCCGACCGGCGGCCTTCCAGTGCCGATCGTGCCCGGTCTGACTGATTTGCGGGTCTTTGCCCGGGGCGGGTACGCGACCGTCTACCAGGCCACCCAGATCTCCGTGGGCCGCGAGGTCGCCGTCAAGGTGGAGAACCGGACGCTGGACAGCGAGCGGGACCAGGCCCGCTTCCTGCGCGAGGCGCGGGCGGCCGGACGGATGTCGTCACACCCGCACGTGGTGGACCTCTTCGACGTGGGCGTCACCGTCGACCAGCACCCCTACCTGATCATGGAGCTCTGCGACGGCTCGTACGCCGAACGGATGCGCACCTCGCCGCTGGGCCCGGTGGAGGCCCGCGACCTCGGCATCAAGATCGCGGACGCGCTGGCCCACTCGCACGCCGCAGGGGTGCTGCACCGGGACGTGAAGCCCGCCAACATCCTCCACTCACACTTCAACTCGGCGGTGCTCGCCGACTTCGGGCTCGCCGTCCTCGCCGAGCACCGGGACGCCTCGGTCACCCTGGAGGTGCTCACCCCGGCGTACGCGCCGCCGGAGATGTTCAGCCACAGCCCACCGTCGCCGGCCGTCGACGTGTACGCGCTCTGCGCCACCCTCTACGCAGTGATGCACGGCCGGCCGCCGCGCTGGCAGTCCGAGCGCAACCCGAGCCTGGTCACCGTGCTGGAGATGTTCAACCAGCCGCTCCCTGCCCTTCCAGGGGTGCCGGACGAGCTGATCGACGTGCTGCGCGCCGGCATGGCCAACGACCCGGCCGAGCGTCCCTCCGCGCTGGAGTTGCGCGACCTGCTCACCAACCTGCCACTCGGCTCGCCGGCGACACCGGTGAGCGGCGCTCCGGTCAGCGGTGGCGCGACGCTCTCCGGCCCGTACGCGGCCAGCCAGCCGGTGCCCCGCCCGCCCATCGAGGACACTCAGCGGACTCTCCCCGTCGGTCGGCGTTGGCGGCGCTGGCTCTTCGGCGGCGCCGGGGTGCTCGCGCTCGCCGCCTCCGCGACCGCCGGGGCCTGGGTCGCCGACCGGGCGCCGCCACCTGCCCCGTACCCGTCGGCCACCCAGATCGCCGCACCGGCGACCGGGCCGCTGCCCGGCTGCGCGACGGGCACCGGTGCGCCCACCGCCCTGCCCGAGGGCGCCCGGTGCCTGCCCGAGCTGGAGTGCTTCGGCCCGATGCGGATCCGGGGCAGCCGCGCCGAGGCGGTTCGACTGTCCTGCGCCGGCCGACACACCTGGGAGACGTACGCGGAGGGAATCCTGCCGGTGTCACTGGTCGGCGCCGACTACGACGAGGTGGCCGCCGCTGAGCCGGTGCGGCAGGTGTGCAGCGCAAAGACGTTCCGCCTGACCACCGGGATCGCCGAGTCGACCGGCTGGCACCTTGAGGTACTACCGCCGGTCGACGGGAGTATCGACCGGGCCTACCGGTGTCTGGCGGGGCGCGGCGTGGACGCGCTCACCGCGCCGACGCTCACCGGCCGCTGA